A window of Fusarium falciforme chromosome 1, complete sequence genomic DNA:
TCCACATTCGCAAAGCCTTCACAAGAACCCGTGACACCCATGGTCATGATCATTTCGGAGACTCTCCTAACCACAACCTCTGCCTCGGCAGATAGTTTTACAGCCCACCGACTCTTGGGGCCCGAGATCCTACGGCATCCGGGGGTCGGGGTGATCGAGTTCAATGCTATTGCGCCCACCTTGTTGCAGAAAGCGCTCGAGTTGATCGTGCAAAAGGAAGCTAGGAAATCGGGCCGGAGGAAAACACCGGGCCCCCAGGTTCTAAAGCGCCTGGGTGAGATTGGAGATATCCGGAACGCCGCGTCTTCTCTCGAGTTCCTCTGCTTGAAGGGCGATCAGCAAGCAGACTGGGGCGGCAAGGTGGCGTTTACAAAACAAAAGAAAGGCGTCAAGGATGCAATCAAGCTCACGCATGGGGAGCAGGAGAGTCTGGAGCTAATATCTCAGCGTGAGGCAAGTCTGGGCATATTTCATGCCGTTGGAAAGGTGGTATACAACAAACGAGATGAAGTTGCTCCTCGAGATGACAAGGTGGAAACCCTACCAAACTTCTTATCGCACCACTCGAGGCCGAAGCGCTCCGAGGTCTCTGTCGACTCTCTCATCGATGAGACTGGAACAGACACACATACCTTCATATCAGCGTTGCACGAGAACTACGTCCTTTCGTGTGAGAGTACAGATCCTATGGATCTCTCAACTCCAATCGACTACGTCAACGAATGCATCGAGTACCTTTCCCAGAGCGACCTCCTCTCTCCCTCAAGAGACATCTTCTTTGGTGGAAGAGGCGGCTTCTCCGGCCGGGACTCTGGCAGCCATCTCCTGCGTCAGGACGAGATGACGTTCCAAGTCGCCGTCCGCGGTATGCTATTCGCCTTGCCAAACCCAGTCAAGAGGAAGACATCGTACACAAAAGGCACCGACGCGTTCAAGATGTTTTACCCCACAAGTCTCAAGCTCTGGCGTGCCAAAGAGGAACTCGAGGGTCTTGTAGATATGTGGTCTGCGAAACTGCTCAAGGGCGAGGATCATGCGGCTACAAAGAACCTCACCGACGGAGCCATCGCGTTCCGTCGCCCACAACAGCAATCATCGGCAGAAACATCCTGGATGCATCGCCAGCAACGGAATCGCCCCCCTGTTACGAAACCTCAGCCAGATGAGGAACACGAGAACCCGCCCCTCCTCTCCTTGGGCAGCGCAGCACGCCGTGAAATGCTTCTCGAGCGGCTCCCATACATGGCTCACATTTCCCGCGCCCGCAAGACGTCCAGCTTCCGGCTCCGCGACCTAGAGAAGGTGGTCTCGTTCCAAGGGATTAACGCTCCAGACCAGGACTCGGACGCAGAGGAGGACCATGCACCCGGGGAGGCGTGGGCAACCGATAAACCATCTGAGGAGGCAAGCCCGCGGAAACGAAGAGCGGGTATTCAGTCCGGCAGTGTGACAGGGCTGCTGGCTCAGAAGTTGGTATtgagtgatgatgatatCGAAGACTAATCAGGGCcggggcagggcagggcagggcatgAACATCACAGTGTATAAGAACAGAATTTTGAGTTGATTTGATTTGATTTTGCTATTGGGGCCGGGATCACGGCAACGGGGGACTGGAGCAAAAGGGATAATACTGGATGGTTTGGGGTTCTCGCGTATTACCACATATACTTTCAATCAAGATAGAAAACAGGGCGTATACAGACCTTGCAAGTGGACAAAGCATTATCACGTTGAGGTGATGTCACAGCTCACTGAAGTCTATACCATGTGTTGAATGCTTGATCAGGGGGATCAAGTTCTGAGCTTTGATGGATGGAATTGGTGTTTTGGGGACAAGCTGGAGGACAAGCTACCTTACCCAGGAATTGAGTTTATGGCTCTGCACATTGGCGTTTTATGACGCGCCACATCCGCTGATGATAATCACATTGATGGTGAAGCTCAGCAAAAAGAGAAGTCATCCCAAAAATTGGGAATGAGGGCAAAAAAAACATTTGATGAGACTGGGACTCGAACCCAGGAGGATTGCTCCATCAGGAATCTTAGGTTGTTAAGGTGACCTTAACCTGACGCCATAaccaactcggccatctcacCGGAGGTTGTTGAGGGGAGAGTTCCAATTGTGGTACAATCCCCTCACGGTCACGAGCGGCAGGCCGACAATCTCCAGGTGAACGCCCTGCTCTTAATATTGGGCTCGTGTTTCTGTAAGCCTGGACTCTGACGGCCTTCAGTGTGATTAATTACTGCTTCTCTATTTGTAAGGTGCATGTCACATTGAACTCCACCATTGGGTGAGGTGCTCATGATCAGGCGTGCAACTCACTACCCTACAAGGTAGCCCCGATTCAGCTGAGATGGGACAATGGAGCAACAATGCTTTGCCTCTGATTGATGAATGAGATGAATTAGGTagtttatttcttacctttcaCCCATGCGGTTATATAATAGGCCGTTCCGAGCACTTCAGTGCAGTACCTATTGTGGCTGGCACAAGCATTATACGTACTCTGAATTCAGCATCTCGTGCTCGCATGTACTTGCGTGACCGAAGCGAACAACTTGACAGCTACACAATCAACAGCCCGCCTCGTGAAGCAACTGCGCAGGTCATTCTGAACGCTGAGAACCAACACCAGATACACTTCATCAGTTCATCACTCCTCAACAGCTTTCACATTGCGCGTCTGGCCATCGAGCCTCAAGTCTCCCGGTTCAACACTGCACAGGCACCCGCCAAACCAGGCTGTGCTACAGCTGCTGCCTGTCTCGCCCGCTTACACTCACACGGTCTCAACGCCATTCAGCTTCATCACCCCCACCTAACTCACAATATCCCCGTCACGCATCCTCCGCCCGAATCTCGAATCATGGGGCGCAAGACCCTGCGAATCCTCTGCTTCGGCGACTCCCTGACCTCGGGCTATTTCGCCTGGGGTATGGGCTCCCACCCCTACGCTCTCAAGCTCGAGGATCGCCTTACGGGTGCCTTTCCCGATGTCGACTTTGAGGTGGTCGCTGATGGCCAACCTGGGGACATTGCCTCCTTTGAACGCTTTCGCAAGAGGATGGAGGCTGCCTGTACGTCAAATTCACTCATCCATGTCGTGATGCTTGACGGTCTTCACGCCACTGCTTGAGCCTAGCTTGAGTGTCAACATACTTCTCAGCGAGCATATAACTAACGATAACACCTTCACCTAGGGCGCAAGAAGACCTTCGACTGGACCATCATCCTAGGCGGCACCAAGTTAGTTCCATATTCCTCTTCTCACCGCCCACCTCTAACTGTGAATATAGCGACATAGCCTACGCCATCCCTCCAGCCCAGATCTTTGAAGCCCTCAAAGGCATCTACGACCTTGCCCTCAGCAAAGAGCACAAGGTCCTCGCCCTTACCGTCCCCGAGTGCGAGGCCAAGGGTGAGCGAGGCACCCAGTCCAGGCATGAGCTCAACCAGATGATACTCAACAACAAGGACACAAACTAGTAAGTCACGGGACATCTTGACACCTACATGATGCATCACTCGGACCAATACCCACCACCAAGTATGGAGAGCCCAGCTGACGATTAGTAGCTACTCCTTTGACCTCCACGCTCACATCCCCTTTCACTCGCTTTCGGAAGCAGATCGTGAAAAGTACTGGGATGACGGACTGCACCTCCGCGATGATGGCTATGACTGGATGGGAAATCACATTGCCGACGCTCTGATAGACATCCTGCGGCGCGAAGGGACCCTCGGCAGCCCTTCTCAGCTGGAATTCGAGGATGACTTCGtcttcgaggaggaggagggcaaccCTCGCAAAATCAGCGAGGGCTACGTCGTCGTTCGCAAGAAAGATTTGGACTAGAGTATTGGCCTGTTCATGATGCCAGTCTAAAACCAAATGAGCCAGCTACATGGATATGCATTCATTTCATCGTGGAGGAAATGTCCTCGATGCCCAACCCCCCAACGCCGTGCGCAACAAAAAGCCTTGATGCTTCTTTCTatcccttctttttttttttcatacATTGAGATTCACGGCCACAAATTCCTGGAAGATGGATAGTTAGCATCAGGCGTAGTAATCAACTAAATGAAAAGGGATACTCACGGGAAACTCCTTTTGCAACGCATTAGTGATGTTTTCCACATCTTCAGCCAGACTCTCGACGTTGTCGTCCCACTTTCTCATCTCCTTGCCTACAATGATCTCGGCTCTTCCACTGCCCTTCTCCCCTGAAGCCTCGCCACCTTCAAACCATACTATGCCGTCGACTTGGTCCATCCTGCCGACTAGACGGCCCTGCTCAATCATCCGAGCTGTGGTCTCCTCCGCCTTGTCggcatcgaggccaaggagtgATCCGAGGGCCTCGAAACGGATGTTACTGTAAAGCCTGGACGCACCCAGGAGGTTGTGCTCCACAACGGCCTTGGCGAGAACCGTGGAACCATCTGAAGTCGTCGCCAGCTGGTGCGGTTGCAGACCCTCGGCGAACTTGTCCACCTCCTCAGGCGACAGGAGTCGATCGAGGAACATCTTTTCTAGAATACCAAACTCCTCCAACTGCACTGATCGCTCATCCTTGTACAGACGACCAAGCGTGCGACTCCTCATGGGGCCGGCGGGGGCTAGGACGGCGCACTTGACGGCCATGCTAAGAGTATGCAggcgctcctcctcggcgatggCGGGGGAGAAGCTGATCTCGTGGTATCGCTGCGAAGCAGAAAGGAAGTCTCGCTTGGCATCCTGGATGCGGGCCTGGGACAGCTTGAAGTGCAAGTTCAAGTCCTGGTCTGTCACCAGGTGCATGATattcttgagcttgttgatgtaCATCTCGGCAGCCGTCGAGTCGTCCACCTCGAGGTAGTTGCGCACGATGCGGACCCATGTACGGGCCTTTTCCTCGTCTGTGACCTTGCGCTGCGAGCTCTCGAGGGGAATCTCGGACAGGGCCTTTGCGGCGTCGAGGAAGTCTTCATTGTTCTCATGGGCGGTGGCGACGAGCTCGCGGAGCGTGGCGCCGGCGTCGATgaatgaggacgacgagggtTGGGCGGAGATGGTGTTTAGAGTCCGGGTTCCGACCTCGATCCACATGTCCTCGTTCTTGAGCTCGCGGAGGGTGTTGATAAAGGCAGCGAGGGCGGACCTCGTGGCTACGATGCCGAGTGCCTGGTTAAAGATGGAGTCGACGACGGCATTGAGGTCGTCGGTAGCGGTGGCCGGTGAGGAGAGCGTCTTGATTTCGGCGAGGAGCTGCTCGTAGAGGGGGCCCTTTTCCCCAGCAGCGGATTCGGCTCGcgagatggcctcggcgactTTGGGGTTTAGCGCCATGGTTGTCGGTCTTCGTCGgggaggttgatgaggagaggaTGGAAGCAATAGGAAGTTGGTGAGCGTGAGTGGAGGTGGAGTTGCCTGGACTGGACCCAGCCTGGAAGTTGAGGCTCACGGCAGGCGTCAGTGTGGAGGGGCAAGCAGGGGGCAGCTTTAGCGGGGTAGCTTGCTTGATTAGCGCCAGATATTGACCGTGGCAAGCTGACCTCGGAAGTCTGTCTGAGACTCCACGCTGAATTAAGGGTCCTGATGGATTTCAATATCCGGGGGAAGAGTGTTTTCTTGAGAGATTTGTTAGGCAGAAATCTTTCTCTATCGCGGAGAGGCGTTGGTGGTACCATTACCCCATAAAAGCGTAATGCAACAACCGACGTGGACACCTTCAACGGCCAACATTATATGAAGAATTATCTTCCGCTGTTCACTGCCCAGTATCTACAGCGGATAACACACATTGTTGCTTTCACAACAAAAGGATCCGGTATTATACGGGCTGGAGGTTATTCAAGACGCTCACAGGCATACGCAAACAATACTGCTCTCAGACCATGACACTGACTGCAAGTCTACTCGGTTATCATATTCCAAAGTCTACAATGCTACCTATAAAGACAAGGCCCAGCTGACCATTGAACCCTCGAGGTATGGATAATCTCCCACTCCAATGTTATGCAAATACCCAGGCAGACATTCACGATGCCTCCCTTGACAACTGCCAACCACGCCTAAAACGCCAACCTAACCAACCCAAGAACAAaaaacaccaccaacagccAACCCCCGTCTATTTGTTATGCCAGAGCAAGGTCCGGAGCGAGTCGAAGTCGTTGCAGTCCTTGTAGATGTACGTCATGCTGGACCGCAGACTCGACTGCAGGTCCTCGGGGTGGTAGCGGAACACAAGCATCACCATGGCCCACGACAGCGACGCAAACGCCGGCCAGGCGTAGTGGCTAATGGTCGAGTGTAGCGGCTCCGAAGACACGATGGGGAACCCGTGGCCCGGCTTGACGGCGATGCGCGCGAGGGCGAGCATGACGCGCGCAAAGACGTAGATGACGATCTGCTGGTTGACCGACGAGATCTTGCCTGTGCGCTTGGAGCGCCCGCCAAAGACAAAGTAGCCTCCGACGAGACCGCCGACGAACGAGTCGTAGGTACCTATAACATTCTCCCCGTTAGAACTCGACAATCCTCTGGTGGTCCATGGTTCCGGCAGCTATGACGTACCCTCCTTGCCAGGCGTAGAGCCAAAGTATTTGAGCGCCAACATGGTCAGCTTGTAGATGACGGCGAATCGCGCTAGGTTGCTCGCATGGTGTCTCGTCGCTCGTAACACCAATCCAGCCTTGTGTCGGAATCTGCATCACAATGCGCGTTAGCTCGTTCGGGGGTTGTTATCTCGTGAGGCGGTCCAACGTACGTTCCAGagcggaagaggaagatcaTCCTGCAAATAACCAAGTTAGCGACGTCGCAAACCGTCAAATGTGGAAATGGAAGATGCTTACACCAGCGCGTGCGGAAACCGCACCTTGGTTCCGTAGACTGCGCCATTGCGCGCCGTCTTGATCAGCGACAAGAGATCATGGTATCGCGGGTTCTTGACGATCTCCTCCAGCGCGTTCTGCCCGAAAGCTCCGTTAGCACAGagtccctcctcctcgtcgcaaTATATCGATGGGGCAGTACCTTGACTACTTCAATCATCGCCGACGACGCCATCGTGTCCCCCAAGCTCTCGAGCCTCGGCAGAAAGCACCTGGTCCTAATCCACCAGAGGAAACCTGGGCGTCGCAGGGTCTCGAGCTAGCAGCGGGTGCAAGGAAAAGGGTCGGCAGGGGAAGCCTCTTAGCACATCGGATGTTGTCGTCGTTCGATTCCTCTCGTGAGCTCCACGTGCCAGGGGTAGGATGTAGTAATCGGAGGTTGTCTTCGTAGGTGTCAAGACATTTATCAATAGAGTTGAGCCTCCCATGACTGGATGGGACTCGACGCACGTCACCTGGTCGCGAGCCTCGGATGTTTGGGGTGCGCTCGGCTTGTGCTGCGGAGACGGCAGCTTGGGCCGGCACCCCCCTAGGCCCCGCCGCTGGACGGACGGCTTTAGGGGACGGGGTAGTAGCCAGAAAATAATAGTACACCTTGCGAATAGTCTACGTTTTTAATTTGCAAAACCACAGTATATAAGGTTTACTATTATGAAAATAAGCTCATATCTAAATATTTGAGGAAAAAATTTTATTCATTctgtatttttatttatttattttgcTCAAAATTACGCCTGTATGGTGGGGCGAAGTTCTCTGCCTACATATACTGTGCCATTTTTCTCGGTCCGGGTGACAGGGTACACTATGACGCAGGGCGGTCTAGGGGATCCGTCCACTGAAGGTCTTCAGTGAGGATTTGGAGCACCTCTTTAGCTCGATTTCATGGAGAAAGGGACTTTCACATGTGATCCATCACGGCTCGAAGGAAGCTTCCAATGGCCAAGATCTGGGGAAATGCCACCTCGACTCATGCACGGCCAGATTCACATGTGCAAGTGGACAGGCATAGTTGAGATCCAAGGCAGGTACGTATATATCCCGTATCCAAGGCCTCCATCAAAGACAATCTTAAAGATACAAATGCCTCGAGACCCTCTCGAATTCAACCCATGCTCATCGTCTCCAATTCCCCAAACTCCACGCTATGCTAGTCCAAATACCGTAAATTTTGACCTCGGTAGACCAGAAATGGCCCGAGGGACCCTCTCTGAGACCCTTAGCACCATCGTTCGTGAGGTTCCCGCCACTTGACCCCCAGAATCTCAAATATCCTCCTCTCATCACGTCCTTCGACAAGTTCTCCCTCTGTGACCTTTACACGCTGCGGCCCATGCACTACGTCCTTGTACAAGCCACGCTGGTTCAGTCGCATTCCCTTTTTGGACGCCAGGAGTCGAATGCTGCGGTTGAATATGTCGTTGCCCGTAAAGTACAACAGAGCTGCTCCTATCTCTGTCTCAGGCACCAGCAGGAAATCGATGCGTCGCCAGATGGGCCGATAGTTTTCATCGTTGAAGCCGCTGATCTTGGGCAATA
This region includes:
- a CDS encoding SGNH-hydro domain-containing protein: MYLRDRSEQLDSYTINSPPREATAQVILNAENQHQIHFISSSLLNSFHIARLAIEPQVSRFNTAQAPAKPGCATAAACLARLHSHGLNAIQLHHPHLTHNIPVTHPPPESRIMGRKTLRILCFGDSLTSGYFAWGMGSHPYALKLEDRLTGAFPDVDFEVVADGQPGDIASFERFRKRMEAAWRKKTFDWTIILGGTNDIAYAIPPAQIFEALKGIYDLALSKEHKVLALTVPECEAKGERGTQSRHELNQMILNNKDTNYYSFDLHAHIPFHSLSEADREKYWDDGLHLRDDGYDWMGNHIADALIDILRREGTLGSPSQLEFEDDFVFEEEEGNPRKISEGYVVVRKKDLD
- a CDS encoding COP9 signalosome complex subunit 4; this translates as MALNPKVAEAISRAESAAGEKGPLYEQLLAEIKTLSSPATATDDLNAVVDSIFNQALGIVATRSALAAFINTLRELKNEDMWIEVGTRTLNTISAQPSSSSFIDAGATLRELVATAHENNEDFLDAAKALSEIPLESSQRKVTDEEKARTWVRIVRNYLEVDDSTAAEMYINKLKNIMHLVTDQDLNLHFKLSQARIQDAKRDFLSASQRYHEISFSPAIAEEERLHTLSMAVKCAVLAPAGPMRSRTLGRLYKDERSVQLEEFGILEKMFLDRLLSPEEVDKFAEGLQPHQLATTSDGSTVLAKAVVEHNLLGASRLYSNIRFEALGSLLGLDADKAEETTARMIEQGRLVGRMDQVDGIVWFEGGEASGEKGSGRAEIIVGKEMRKWDDNVESLAEDVENITNALQKEFPVSIPFHLVDYYA